One genomic region from Polyodon spathula isolate WHYD16114869_AA unplaced genomic scaffold, ASM1765450v1 scaffolds_2158, whole genome shotgun sequence encodes:
- the LOC121310430 gene encoding zona pellucida sperm-binding protein 2-like, whose protein sequence is LPTVTGYCDVAAFYVMVKYGNMGRNWIPYVGSRELGGSLLALYKYNANSTNFWMAVPYNAIDATYEVIKSSEIRSRLDLTLKDIETTFVLTSFSLSCGFPTKMIDCFANGTMAALAVKVESVPGLLPSQLTLRDPSCRPLQSDAVRAVFYFNVNSCGTTRRFDNNLLTYENEVLSTTFGPSYRLSIVCHYVVNDTKVVQFLYQNNPALVIQPGLGDLVVVMRLALASTYNDFYGAQEYPVVKYLRSPLYFEVELLYSRDPQAELFLENCWATYSADRDSLPKWDVVVDSCENSADTYKTVFHPVSSNARVVFPSHLKRFEVKMFSFTRDRTALKGQIYFHCSVVICDANRQSDSLCSRQCIPGKQRFGRSAEGGVKALVSSGPIHLAQYGSYPSEVKTTQAVLWSPLVATLVCAVVLFISGIVASIKIQKHV, encoded by the exons TCCTACCTACAGTAACTGGCTATTGTGATGTTGCTGCATTCTATGTCATGGTAAAATATGGCAACATGGGTCGCAACTGGATTCCTTATGTGGGCTCAAGAGAACTTGGTGGAAGTTTGCTTGCCCTGTACAAATATAATGCTAACTCTACCAATTTCTGGATGGCTGTGCCTTACAATGCAATTGATGCCACATATGAA GTGATCAAATCTTCGGAGATCAGGAGCAGGCTGGACTTGACCTTGAAGGATATTGAGACCACGTTTGTGCTGACTAGCTTCTCTCTGTCCTGTGGCTTCCCTACGAAGATGATTG ACTGCTTCGCCAATGGAACTATGGCAGCTCTTGCTGTAAAAGTGGAATCTGTACCTGGACTGCTTCCAAGTCAACTAACATTAAGAGATCCTAGCTGCAGACCCCTTCAGTCTGATGCTGTCCGGGCAGTCTTCTACTTCAATGTCAACTCCTGTGGAACAACCAGAAGG TTTGACAACAACCTCCTGACTTATGAGAATGAAGTGCTGTCTACAACATTTGGTCCATCTTACCG GTTAAGCATTGTCTGTCACTATGTGGTCAATGACACCAAGGTAGTACAGTTCTTGTACCAGAATAATCCTGCTCTTGTCATCCAGCCTGGCTTGGGTGACCTTGTGGTTGTAATGCGCCTTGCACtag CTTCAACCTACAATGACTTCTATGGCGCTCAGGAGTACCCTGTTGTCAAGTACTTGAGATCCCCCTTGTATTTTGAGGTGGAACTCCTGTACAGCAGGGATCCACAGGCTGAATTGTTTTTGGAGAACTGCTGGGCAACCTATTCTGCTGACCGGGACAGCCTTCCGAAGTGGGATGTTGTTGTAGACAG TTGTGAGAACTCTGCTGATACCTACAAGACAGTCTTTCACCCAGTCTCCAGCAACGCAAGAGTGGTGTTCCCATCTCATCTGAAGAGATTTGAAGTGAAAATGTTTTCCTTCACGAGAGACAGGACTGCATTGAAAGGGCAG ATTTACTTCCACTGCAGTGTTGTGATATGTGATGCAAACAGGCAGTCGGACAGCCTCTGTAGCAGGCAGTGCATTCCAGGGAAGCAGAGGTTTG GTCGCAGTGCTGAGGGAGGGGTAAAGGCACTTGTGTCTTCAGGACCAATCCATTTGGCGCAATATGGCTCCTATCCTTCTGAAGTCAAAACTA CCCAAGCTGTTCTGTGGTCTCCTCTGGTAGCTACCCTTGTGTGTGCAGTGGTTCTATTTATCTCTGGAATTGTAGCCAGTATCAAAATACAaaagcatgtgtga